In one Armatimonadota bacterium genomic region, the following are encoded:
- a CDS encoding restriction endonuclease: protein MVGARPVEQKKGSDKGIDGRIYFHDEGEGAKTKQVILQVKAGHITSAHVRDLRGVVEREAAEMGVLITMQEPTQPMRAEAAGAGFYRSPGWNEDYRKLQVLTVNEMLHGTGIEMPPLRQVNRTFKKAPSARGKRRPRRDQDLPMGG, encoded by the coding sequence TTGGTTGGCGCGCGCCCGGTCGAGCAGAAGAAGGGCAGCGACAAAGGGATTGACGGTCGCATCTACTTCCACGACGAAGGCGAAGGCGCCAAGACCAAGCAGGTCATCCTCCAGGTGAAAGCCGGTCACATCACCTCGGCGCACGTGCGCGACCTGCGCGGCGTGGTCGAGCGCGAGGCCGCGGAGATGGGCGTGCTCATTACGATGCAGGAGCCGACCCAGCCCATGCGCGCGGAGGCGGCAGGCGCGGGGTTCTATCGCTCCCCCGGCTGGAATGAGGACTACCGGAAGCTGCAAGTCCTGACGGTGAATGAGATGCTGCACGGCACGGGCATTGAGATGCCGCCGCTGCGCCAGGTCAACCGCACCTTCAAGAAAGCGCCGAGCGCGCGTGGAAAACGAAGACCGCGCCGCGACCAGGACCTGCCGATGGGCGGGTGA
- a CDS encoding ankyrin repeat domain-containing protein, with protein MRIVKWLVVVTLVVAGMLVVGCQKKAATPPAPVAPAPTAAAPAPTGDIHAAAAAGDVALVERLVGANPALVRATSENGRTPLHDAAAEGRTAVIKLLLSRGASVNARDRDRATPMYWAAIRGQAEAVRMLVRAGAGVNVANDRGDTPLHAAAGAGQAEVVRALLDAKASLTAKNKSGSTPLQMAKAFGRGEVAAILARGTSAPEWLRAWVQRETQRPGVERIEVRSDTVVVVRLRPGAVSPQVGAEMQFAAASLWFAAPPDYDPKAPFEVQVMVEGALKGTARAWRDHTEWQPQ; from the coding sequence ATGCGAATCGTCAAGTGGCTGGTAGTGGTGACATTGGTGGTTGCCGGTATGCTCGTGGTAGGTTGCCAGAAGAAAGCGGCGACGCCGCCGGCCCCGGTCGCGCCCGCGCCGACCGCGGCCGCGCCGGCGCCCACGGGCGACATCCACGCCGCCGCCGCCGCCGGCGATGTGGCGCTGGTCGAAAGGCTGGTGGGGGCCAACCCGGCCCTGGTGCGCGCCACGAGTGAGAATGGCCGGACGCCGCTGCACGACGCGGCGGCGGAAGGCAGGACCGCGGTCATCAAGCTGCTGCTGTCGAGAGGGGCGAGCGTCAACGCCCGCGACCGGGACCGCGCGACGCCTATGTACTGGGCTGCCATTCGCGGGCAGGCCGAGGCGGTGCGGATGCTGGTGCGCGCTGGGGCCGGCGTCAACGTCGCCAACGACCGCGGCGACACGCCGCTGCACGCGGCCGCAGGCGCGGGTCAGGCCGAGGTCGTGCGCGCTCTGCTCGATGCGAAGGCCAGCCTGACCGCGAAGAACAAGTCGGGCTCGACGCCGCTGCAGATGGCGAAAGCCTTCGGGCGGGGGGAGGTTGCGGCCATCCTGGCGCGCGGCACCTCCGCCCCCGAGTGGCTGCGGGCGTGGGTGCAGAGGGAGACCCAACGCCCCGGGGTCGAGCGCATAGAGGTGAGATCCGACACGGTGGTGGTGGTGCGCCTGCGGCCCGGCGCGGTCAGCCCGCAGGTGGGCGCCGAAATGCAATTCGCGGCGGCGTCCCTGTGGTTCGCGGCCCCGCCCGACTATGACCCCAAGGCACCCTTCGAAGTGCAGGTGATGGTGGAGGGAGCGCTCAAGGGCACCGCGCGGGCCTGGCGCGACCACACCGAATGGCAGCCACAGTGA
- a CDS encoding metallophosphoesterase gives MLAAFVVARIAVDALIARFVLGVCSRAFRRALGAILVADVVVALIASLLIYWMANRSAGSATHRLSATLGAGAVMLLMILLVWEGAIWLALRPSPPSRCRVGAAAALLLLAGLGPITAAGTVQDRLNLPARVTNWQVPVRGLPPAFDGLRVCCIGDVHLHRGDGSTAMRARLRPLARLRPDLILFVGDYATGDARYEAQAAQVIAEQRAPLGVYAVLGNHDRWIGEADSLRALRGARVRVLVNESIALKRGGEALYVAGVNDPYTGGDDLDAALSGAPAKSCVILLAHSPDIIAQARGRVALVLAGHTHGGQINLPLMGPPVVLSRYGNRYAHGLFREGTTAMFVTRGAGEIFPNVRFNCPREIALLTLRRAAAPTGSSPAGSNSERSVASSRSRRSR, from the coding sequence GTGTTAGCCGCCTTCGTCGTCGCGCGCATAGCCGTTGACGCGCTGATCGCGCGGTTCGTGCTGGGCGTGTGCAGCCGCGCTTTCCGGCGTGCGTTGGGCGCGATCCTCGTTGCCGACGTCGTGGTCGCGCTCATCGCCTCGCTTCTCATCTACTGGATGGCGAACAGAAGCGCCGGCTCGGCCACCCACCGGCTGTCCGCCACGCTCGGGGCCGGGGCAGTGATGCTGCTGATGATACTGCTGGTGTGGGAGGGCGCGATCTGGTTGGCGCTGCGGCCGTCGCCGCCCTCGCGGTGCCGCGTGGGCGCGGCAGCTGCCCTGCTGCTGCTGGCCGGCCTGGGTCCGATCACCGCCGCGGGGACGGTTCAGGACCGGCTGAACTTGCCGGCGCGGGTCACCAATTGGCAGGTTCCGGTGCGCGGGCTGCCGCCGGCCTTCGACGGCCTGCGGGTTTGCTGTATTGGAGATGTGCACCTTCACCGCGGAGACGGCAGCACGGCAATGCGCGCCAGGCTTCGCCCCCTTGCCCGCCTCCGTCCTGATCTGATTCTCTTTGTGGGCGACTACGCGACCGGTGATGCCCGCTACGAAGCGCAGGCGGCGCAGGTGATCGCCGAGCAGAGGGCGCCGCTCGGTGTGTACGCGGTGCTGGGGAACCACGATCGGTGGATCGGTGAGGCGGATTCCCTGCGGGCGCTGCGCGGAGCGAGGGTCCGGGTGCTGGTCAATGAGAGCATCGCGCTCAAGCGCGGCGGGGAGGCGCTCTACGTGGCGGGCGTGAATGATCCCTACACTGGCGGGGACGACCTCGACGCCGCGCTCTCCGGGGCGCCCGCGAAATCGTGCGTCATCCTCCTGGCGCACTCGCCCGACATCATCGCGCAGGCGCGGGGGCGCGTGGCGCTGGTGCTGGCGGGGCACACGCACGGGGGCCAGATCAACCTGCCCCTGATGGGCCCGCCGGTAGTGCTGTCGCGCTACGGCAACCGCTACGCGCACGGGCTATTCCGCGAGGGCACGACCGCGATGTTCGTGACGCGCGGGGCCGGCGAAATCTTCCCCAACGTGCGCTTCAACTGCCCGCGCGAGATCGCCCTGCTCACCCTGCGGCGCGCCGCAGCACCCACAGGGTCATCTCCGGCGGGCAGCAATAGCGAACGCTCAGTCGCGTCGTCCCGATCCCGGCGGTCACGATAA
- a CDS encoding metallophosphoesterase, whose amino-acid sequence MTYYYAVAALIAGAVILWLLGRRAAAPSAIRCLQRDITLPRLPRRYDGLRVLHVSDPHLHPRRDCRAAVIARAEAAQPHLVLVTGDLVSGPRGLPLAHSLLEQLAARWPTFIVPGNADHWADRFKHHLPRWPATGGALLLNRGQPLDDANGDFWVAGVDDPHRYRDDPARALAPARPEAFKLLLAHSPDVVRRPQALQADLIFAGHTHGGQVRLPGVGALVTRSRLVRKLSQGVFRLDGTTLIVTAGIGTTRLAVRFCCPPEMTLWVLRRAAG is encoded by the coding sequence TGGCTTCTCGGCAGGAGGGCCGCCGCCCCTTCGGCCATTCGCTGCCTGCAGCGCGACATCACCCTGCCGCGGTTGCCGCGGCGTTATGACGGCCTGCGGGTGCTGCATGTTTCCGATCCTCACCTGCACCCGCGCCGCGACTGCCGCGCCGCAGTCATCGCCCGCGCCGAAGCGGCCCAACCGCACCTCGTGCTGGTGACCGGCGACCTCGTCTCGGGGCCGCGCGGCCTGCCCCTGGCCCACAGCCTGCTCGAGCAACTGGCGGCGCGCTGGCCGACCTTCATCGTCCCCGGCAACGCCGATCACTGGGCGGATCGCTTCAAGCATCACCTCCCGCGCTGGCCCGCAACCGGGGGCGCCTTGCTGCTGAACCGCGGCCAACCGCTGGACGACGCGAACGGCGACTTCTGGGTCGCCGGGGTGGATGATCCGCACCGTTACCGCGACGACCCCGCGCGGGCCCTGGCGCCGGCGCGGCCGGAGGCGTTCAAGCTGCTGCTGGCGCACAGCCCGGACGTCGTGCGGCGCCCACAGGCATTGCAGGCGGACCTCATCTTTGCCGGCCACACCCACGGCGGCCAGGTACGCCTGCCGGGGGTCGGGGCGCTGGTCACGCGCTCGCGGCTGGTGCGCAAGCTGAGCCAAGGGGTGTTCCGGCTCGATGGAACGACGCTCATCGTGACCGCCGGCATCGGGACGACGCGACTGGCCGTTCGCTTCTGCTGCCCGCCGGAGATGACCCTGTGGGTGCTGCGGCGCGCCGCAGGGTGA